In one window of Tripterygium wilfordii isolate XIE 37 chromosome 1, ASM1340144v1, whole genome shotgun sequence DNA:
- the LOC120002306 gene encoding uncharacterized protein LOC120002306 — MILRILDSFKFSWVLAFLIIFTTPIVKSQIQGCSIDAIELEHCLNQGDRSSFTDECCIALKRVVKGGYNCLCLLVSSSAVPLLNTPISFPLSTCFMVVPPLSQCRVFAPMPVVLPPDIPKEAKQPSSPADVIVPPSPPEMQISSNWTEDSNSTVDRHPDLAPNSVPRLCIEE; from the exons ATGATCTTAAGGATATTGGATTCCTTCAAATTTTCTTGGGTTTTAGCCTTTCTGATCATTTTCACAACCCCCATTGTCAAAAGCCAAATCCAAGGCTGCTCTATTGATGctatagaacttgagcattgcTTGAATCAAGGTGATAGATCCAGTTTCACAGATGAATGCTGCATTGCCCTTAAACGAGTCGTAAAAGGCGGTTATAACTGCTTGTGTTTGCTGGTATCATCTTCTGCTGTTCCTCTCTTGAACACTCCCATTTCGTTCCCGTTATCGACCTGCTTCATGGTTGTTCCTCCACTGAGTCAATGTCGCG TTTTTGCACCGATGCCGGTGGTTCTTCCACCGGATATTCCAAAGGAGGCTAAACAACCTTCCTCTCCGGCAGATGTGATTGTGCCTCCATCCCCACCTGAAATGCAGATTTCTTCAAACTGGACTGAGGACAGTAACTCAACAGTGGATCGGCATCCAGATTTGGCTCCAAATTCTGTTCCAAGACTGTGCATTGAAGAGTGA
- the LOC119997279 gene encoding non-specific lipid transfer protein GPI-anchored 11-like yields the protein MEYSLVPLPRLVPILTVALVVLMVPVNSQINTPCSPSVISTFTPCMNFVTNSTANGTSPTADCCNALRSLTSSGMDCLCLIVTGSVPFQIPINRTLAISLPRVCNMPGVPVQCKASGSPIPAPGPIALGPNLSPRASTSPSPTASAVPEPTSSASPPESDTTPLLTPPSPTADAGTPTTTTGTGGSPTSAAFLSYRTSPAVLLLALGFAVLNFF from the exons ATGGAGTACTCATTGGTGCCTCTTCCACGCCTGGTTCCGATTCTGACCGTGGCTTTGGTGGTCTTGATGGTGCCGGTTAACAGCCAAATCAATACACCATGCTCGCCATCTGTGATTTCTACCTTCACTCCTTGTATGAATTTCGTTACAAACAGCACTGCGAATGGTACATCACCAACTGCAGACTGTTGCAATGCACTTAGATCTCTAACAAGTAGTGGCATGGACTGCTTGTGCCTCATTGTTACTGGAAGTGTTCCTTTCCAGATTCCAATCAACAGAACCTTGGCTATCTCTCTTCCTCGCGTTTGTAACATGCCCGGCGTTCCTGTCCAATGCAAAG CCTCTGGTTCACCAATTCCAGCTCCAGGTCCGATCGCCCTAGGCCCGAATCTCTCCCCTAGAGCTTCTACATCTCCTAGTCCAACAG CTTCTGCTGTTCCTGAACCAACTTCGTCAGCTTCACCACCAGAATCGGACACAACCCCGCTCCTTACACCGCCATCACCAACAGCCGATGCTGGAACCCCAACGACAACTACCGGTACCGGTGGCAGCCCTACATCAGCTGCTTTTCTCTCTTACAGGACTTCACCAGCTGTTCTGCTACTTGCATTAGGatttgcagttttgaacttcttTTAG
- the LOC120002313 gene encoding non-specific lipid transfer protein GPI-anchored 19-like, with protein sequence MASKVIKIGLTLALVSMLWTGVMAHSSCTSVLIGMAPCLNFVTGSSSTPTASCCSQLASVVQSQPWCLCMILNGGGQSLGVTINETLALALPGACNVQTPPVSKCNVGSPEGSPGDSTDPSGSGATGGSKTTTGTSGGNIIKMSLQLVVGFLFVASFASFSGF encoded by the exons ATGGCATCAAAAGTTATCAAAATTGGCCTAACCTTGGCATTAGTGAGCATGCTCTGGACAGGGGTCATGGCTCATTCAAGCTGCACCAGTGTGCTCATTGGGATGGCACCATGCCTAAATTTTGTGACAGGAAGCTCCTCAACCCCGACTGCTTCATGCTGCtctcaacttgctagtgtgGTTCAGTCACAACCATGGTGTCTTTGCATGATACTAAATGGTGGTGGTCAATCACTGGGAGTTACTATAAACGAGACCCTTGCTTTGGCACTCCCCGGGGCTTGCAACGTCCAAACTCCACCTGTtagcaaatgcaatg TGGGTTCTCCAGAAGGGTCACCAGGTGACTCTACGGATCCAAGTGGCTCAGGTGCAACAGGAG GGTCCAAGACCACAACCGGAACTTCTGGTGGGAACATCATAAAAATGTCTCTTCAGCTTGTCGTTGGGTTCCTGTTCGTGGCTTCATTTGCTTCATTCAGCGGCTTCTGA
- the LOC119997286 gene encoding non-specific lipid transfer protein GPI-anchored 19-like, which yields MAQGRMALILVVVTMMCAGAAAQSSSSCTTVLISMSPCLNYITGNSSTPSTQCCTQLSNVVRSSPQCLCEVLKGGGSSLGINVNQTQALALPGACNVQTPPISQCDASSPADSPAGTPSTPNTPSDNGSKTVPATQDGSSDGSTIKLSISLLFFLLFAASYGSIFTAY from the exons ATGGCACAAGGAAGAATGGCATTGATCCTGGTTGTGGTGACGATGATGTGCGCAGGAGCTGCAGCTCAGTCGTCATCGAGCTGTACCACTGTGTTGATCAGCATGTCGCCTTGCCTTAATTACATTACAGGGAACTCCTCAACCCCATCAACGCAATGCTGCACACAGCTCAGTAATGTTGTCCGCTCCTCACCGCAGTGCTTGTGTGAAGTCCTTAAAGGTGGTGGATCGTCACTTGGTATCAATGTCAACCAAACGCAGGCTCTGGCCTTACCTGGAGCTTGCAATGTTCAGACTCCACCGATTAGCCAATGCGATG CTTCTTCTCCAGCTGATTCTCCTGCAGGGACACCAAGCACTCCAAACACCCCTTCAG ATAACGGATCTAAGACCGTTCCAGCAACACAAGATGGTTCATCAGATGGAAGCACCATCAAACTATCaatctctctcctcttcttcctcctttttgcAGCATCATATGGTTCAATCTTCACAGCATACTGA
- the LOC119997261 gene encoding protein CDC73 homolog: MDPLSALREYTIRGEIDKIVRVNDEFRFANEYTFPCNADTAYRSKQGNLYTLETLVFYIKDPYLKHVDYIQNARANRVPTVTLPDRKPLLDYLTGKVSSSDAIEFPLPQNPIPIINNSEYRPDESAFVESKYKSFRDAGLADVTAMGVDETPENLDFMLMIRAIERPLKDRESLLECKHKDFYSGLVTATKREEERQRIESQQRKDGLVAKNRLMGADERGLGFSDEMAYDSGPKSKMLKVGQMGEGVPIILVPSAFQTLITIYNVKEFLEDGVFVPTDVKVKQMKGSRPDCITVQKKFSRDREKVMQAYEVRDKPSALKPEDWDRVVAVFVLGKEWQFKEWPFKDHVEIFNKIIGFFMRFEDDSVESAKTVKQWNVKIISISKNKRHQDRAAALEVWDRLEEFVRPRSHS, encoded by the exons ATGGACCCTCTATCGGCACTCCGGGAGTACACAATCCGCGGCGAGATCGACAAGATTGTGCGCGTCAACGACGAGTTCCGCTTCGCCAACGAATACACATTCCCTTGCAACGCCGACACTGCTTATCGCTCCAAGCAGGGCAACCTCTACACTCTCGAGACCCTCGTCTTTTACATCAAGGACCCTTACCTCAAACATGTCGACTACATCCAGAACGCCCGTGCCAATCGCGTCCCCACTGTAACTCTCCCCGATCGGAAACCCCTCCTCGACTACCTCACCGGAAAGGTGTCATCCTCCGACGCTATTGAGTTCCCGCTTCCTCAAAATCCTATCCCAATTATCAATAATAGTGAGTATCGTCCCGATGAGTCCGCATTTGTTGAATCTAAATATAAATCCTTTCGTGATGCTGGTTTGGCGGATGTTACGGCGATGGGGGTTGATGAAACTCCTGAAAATTTGGATTTTATGTTGATGATTAGGGCGATTGAGAGGCCGTTGAAAGATAGAGAGAGTTTACTGGAGTGCAAGCACAAGGATTTTTATAGTGGGCTTGTTACGGCCACGAAGCGGGAGGAAGAAAGGCAGCGAATTGAGTCGCAGCAGAGGAAGGACGGTCTGGTGGCGAAGAATCGGTTGATGGGGGCGGATGAGCGAGGTTTAGGATTTTCGGATGAGATGGCTTACGATTCGGGGCCTAAGTCAAAGATGTTGAAGGTTGGCCAAATGGGTGAGGGGGTGCCTATAATTCTTGTGCCCAGTGCGTTCCAGACACTCATTACGATTTACAATGTGAAGGAGTTTTTGGAAGACGGGGTTTTCGTGCCCACCGATGTAAAGGTGAAACAGATGAAGGGGTCAAGGCCAGATTGTATCACTGTGCAGAAGAAGTTCAGTAGGGACAGGGAGAAGGTAATGCAAGCCTACGAGGTCAGGGATAAACCATCTGCTTTGAAGCCGGAGGACTGGGACAGGGTGGTGGCTGTTTTTGTGTTAGGGAAAGAGTGGCAGTTCAAAGAGTGGCCTTTTAAGGATCACGTGGAGATTTTCAATAAAA TTATTGGTTTTTTCATGCGATTTGAAGATGACAGCGTGGAGTCAGCTAAGACTGTGAAGCAGTGGAATGTAAAAATCATTTCC ATAAGTAAGAACAAGAGACACCAGGACAGGGCGGCAGCACTGGAGGTTTGGGACAGACTGGAAGAATTTGTCCGGCCCCGGTCACATTCTTGA